The Methanolobus sp. WCC4 genome includes the window CTGACATCCCTTAAGATCTCACCAAACCCTGTTCATGTGAGACATATCATACTCGAGTTCATCAAGAATGTAGAGAGCTTTGATTGTACCACCCTAATCACAAGCGAGATCAATATGAATCCTGAGAATTTCAGCGTCGAAGAATACCTTGCCGAAGGAGTTATCTGCCTTCAGGTCAACAGGATTGGCGGAGAAAGGATCAGATCCCTTGAGATACTGAAAATGAGAGGCGTCAAGCACGACGAAGTGCTTCGTCCGTACATGATAACCGATAAGGGCATTGTTGTCTATTCATCCCACTCTGTCATCGGAAAGGAAGCTGATGTATTCTCCCCGGACAGAAGTCAGATCTTTGGGGAAAAATAGTAAATGAAAGCCGACAAAAAAGATTCATCCAATAAAGATATTACATTGGTCTCGATACCCGGACTCGCGATAAAGATGGACAAGAAGGGTGATTTTGTCCACCTGAAGGCACATGGACCTTTACGCAAAGCATGTGCCCCTTTTTTGAAAAGGATCAATGAAAGGCTGGAGGCAGAAAAACCTGCCTTTGTGGATGAGGATAAGGTAATCGCATCCACGTGGCTGCCACCCATCCCGAGCAAAGCTTTCAACAGATTGCTGCTGGCCGAGACACAGATAGCACTTGGAAGGTACATCCCGGAAACCGTTTCCTTTGAGATCACACGCAACTGTAAATGCAATTGCGAACACTGCGTTGTCAGCGAGGGAGAGGGTGACCTTGACCTTGACATCATCAAACAGGCTATAGATGATGTTCTTGATATGGGTGCAATGGTCATTGTCTTCACAGAGGGCGACCCAATGCTCAGAGAGGAGATCTACGAGCTCATAGACTATGTGGACAAGGAGCGTGCCATTGTTAATATGTACACCCCGGGAACCGAGATGACACCTGATAATGCAAGGCGTCTCAAGGAAGCCGGACTGCACAACCTTCTTATCAGCATTTATTCCACTAATCCTGAAAAGCACGATGAGGTACGTCGTCTTGAAGGAGCCTATGAGATGGCCACAGGTGCCATGAGAATGGGACTTGAGGCAGGATTGCTTGTCACAATGACAACACATGTATCACCGAAGAATATCGATGAACTGCCTGCAATGTACGAACTTGCAAAGGACATAGGTGTTCACGAATTCTCACTCTGGGAATCCGTTCCCAAGAAGAAAGGCGACCGGATAATCACCGACGATGACAGGCATAAAGTGCTTGAGATGTACCACCGCATCAATTCGACCAAAGGCGGACCACGCATCTTTGCCAACACTTATTTTGAAGGAGAGATGCTGGGATGCATGGCAGGACAGCGCTGGCTGAGCGTCTGCGTAGACGGTCTTGTAAAACCATGTTGCTACATCCCATTCCACTACGGGAATATACAGGACAGTTCCATAAAGGACATCTGGAGCAAGATCCGCAAGGACAGGCATTTCAGAGGGCAGAGAAACAGGTGCCTTATGCAGGAACAGGAATATCTGGAACTTGTGGACAAGATACCCGAGGGTGCTTCAAAGCCATATGATATTGAGAAGATAGAATCCTGACCTTCTTATTCTTCTTTTAACTGCTGGCAGCTGTCTGCATCAAGACTTTCCAGCAACTTTTTATTCTGCCAGTAAAATCCCAGCATCACAACAGTCACTACAATGATCATTGAACTGATATTTGAAAAGATATCTGGCCAGACATACCGCGATACCAGAATCAGAAGAATACCAAAGAACCACATCAGGGCCGAGTTGATCATTGCAGCTTTATTGGGACCATATTTCGCATTCCAGCGATGAAGCAGCTTCCATCCTGTAAAATAATCGATGGGTTTCAATGGTTCAGTGTTTTTGGAGTCACCCATGAAACGCTTCATCTTTTCTTTGTTGATACCCTGGACCTTCCTGTATTTTCCAACAGAGAACATTGCAGTAAGTAGAAAAGCGATGTAGCCATATTGCCAGGGAAGAACTATCAACAGGACCAATGAAATGAACATCATCGTACCTACGACCGCAGGAAGGTAGCTTTCCCCAATTTACGTGCAGAATATAGATTATATACCGTCACTGAACCAAAGAACAGTGCCCCGAAATAAAAGAAAGTTATGTTCATTTATATTTCCCCTGGAAATTCTAATACCATATTGCAAATTGGCCTGTTAGCACAAATATTTAGTAGATATGTGATAATTTTTATATAGATGTGGCGATGAAACAGGCATACAAATGAAAGAAGAATTGTCCGAAAACAAAAAAACAGATCACCTGGAGAAATTGGATGAGTGTATCAAAGATCCAAAGTATGCAATTATCCCAATATCGGGCATACCACTCATATTATCATTAACAGGAATTATTTTTGAACCTTTCTTCATACTGATATTCCTTTTTGTTGCCCCTTTCACATTACTCTTTTATGCAGCCTATACTGGAAACAAAATAACCTCTGCAATATTAGGCCTATTAATGTTCCCACTCATATTCTTTTATACTAATATACTGACGGCAATTATAGATTCACGCTTTGAAAGGCTTACAGATTATTCACAATGGGAGCAAATATGGCACACTATAAGCTATTTTTGGATATATTTGAGTGCTTCAGCTCTTGTCGGATTTTTAGCTGCTCATAGAAAACCAATTTACATCGCCACTGCAGTGTTTATATTTATTGCCGGACTTCTGGAGTTTGTCAAATTTATCGACTAGTTCATTAGCGCAATAAGAACATTTACATATCACAACGTATTCTTACTAACAATTTCAAGTGCCAGACACTAATAAGAAAATCCTATGAACCGAGGAGCAAGAGGCAATATATGAACATGAAGATCGACCCCTGGAGCGCATTGAACATTGACGACTATTCCAAGTTATTCGATGAATTCGGAATACTTCCATTTGACGATATGCTCGGGGAGATCGAGAACCCTCATAAGTTCATGAACCGTAAGATAATCTTTGGACACCGCAGTTATGACCTGATCACAGATGCCATGAAGAACAACAAACCGTTCTCCGTCATGAGCGGATTCATGCCCTCAGGTAAGATCCACCTCGGACACAAGATGGTAATGGAAGAGATTATCTGGCACCAGCAACAGGGTGCTGATGCCTTTGTAGGGATCGCTGACAGGGAGTCACATTCCGTCAGGGGCATGTCATGGGAAATGTGCAGGGACATCGGGATCAATGAATACATAATATCACTCATTGCCCTTGGTTTCGAGCCGGATGGGCATATCTACTTCCAGTCCGGTTCAGAGCAGGTCAAAGACCTTGCATTCGAACTTGCTTCAAAGGCAAATTACTCAGAACTCAGTGCGATCTACGGATTCACAGGTGAAACGAACGTTGCACACATGCTGAGCGCAGTGACGCAGAGTGCGGACATACTTCATCCACAGCTTGAAGAGTACGGTGGACCCAAGCCAACAGTGATACCTGTTGGTGCAGACCAGGACCCACACATCCGCCTTACAAGAGGACTTGGACATAAGATGAACATGTTCAAGATCGAAGGCAGGGAAGACAAGAAAGGAAACAAATATTTCAGCGTCCGCAGCAAGGGTGCTCCCGAGGAAGCCCTGAAGGAACTGAGCCAGCGTATTCCCGGAAAGACGAAGCTCTTCGAAGGACACGTCGATGTGTTCAGTGCTGATAACTTCGACATGCTATTGAATACGGTCAGAGAGGTCGAGCTGGAATTCAATGGATATGCATTCGTACCACCTTCATCTACATATCATAGATTCATGTCAGGACTGCAGGGCGGGAAGATGTCAAGCAGTGTACCTGAGAGTTATATCTCGCTCACTGAGGACCCCATGGGTGCTGCAAAGAAGGTCAAGAGAGCAAAGACCGGCGGCAGGATGACCCTTGACGAACAGAAGAAACTTGGCGGTGAACCTGACAAGTGTTCTGTCTATGAGATGTTCCTGTTCCATCTTGTCGATGATGACGAGGAACTGGCACAGATATTCACCGAATGCCGCGAAGGAACAAGAATGTGCGGGCACTGTAAGGCCCTCGCAGCCGAAAGGACAGAGAAGTTCCTCAAAGAGCATCAGGAACTGCGTGAAGTGGCAAAGGACAGACTTGAAGAGTACGGATTATAAGTATCTAAGTAGCAATAACACAGGCAATAACAGGTGTGATCATGAGCTCCCAATATAACCTTACATCCAATGAGAAGAACACACTCATCGCATTGGAGGCACTAAATGATGCAAGCCCGAACGAGCTGGCTGAGAAAGCAGAGATGAAGATGGAAACTGCAATGCAGGCTGCTTTCCTGCTTGAGGAGAAAGGACTTGCACAGGTAGAGGAAACCGTGACCGAGATATTCGAGCTCACGGACGAAGGAAAGAAGTATGCTGACGAAGGCCTGCCTGAAAGGCAGATCATCAATGCTATTTCCGGCCCTACCTCAATGGATGAACTAAAGGAGAAGTTCAACCCTGCAGTTGCAGGCATAGCAACCGGGTGGCTACGCCGCAAAGGATGGGCAGGTATCGAGAAAGGAATGATAGTTCCATCAGGCAATGCTGAAAAAGGTGCGGATGAACAGACCCTGGAATCATTTGCAGGAGAACAGAAGACATTCGATGAACTGGGAGCAGACAGGAATGTCGTAAATGACCTGATCAAACGTAAGCTTGTGACAAAGACTGAGGACAAGCATAGAAGTATCAAGATCACAACCGAAGGCAAAGGTCTGGTAGCTGCAGGAATTTCCGTTGAAGAGGAAGTCGCACAGGTGACAT containing:
- a CDS encoding radical SAM protein → MKADKKDSSNKDITLVSIPGLAIKMDKKGDFVHLKAHGPLRKACAPFLKRINERLEAEKPAFVDEDKVIASTWLPPIPSKAFNRLLLAETQIALGRYIPETVSFEITRNCKCNCEHCVVSEGEGDLDLDIIKQAIDDVLDMGAMVIVFTEGDPMLREEIYELIDYVDKERAIVNMYTPGTEMTPDNARRLKEAGLHNLLISIYSTNPEKHDEVRRLEGAYEMATGAMRMGLEAGLLVTMTTHVSPKNIDELPAMYELAKDIGVHEFSLWESVPKKKGDRIITDDDRHKVLEMYHRINSTKGGPRIFANTYFEGEMLGCMAGQRWLSVCVDGLVKPCCYIPFHYGNIQDSSIKDIWSKIRKDRHFRGQRNRCLMQEQEYLELVDKIPEGASKPYDIEKIES
- a CDS encoding tryptophan--tRNA ligase, yielding MNMKIDPWSALNIDDYSKLFDEFGILPFDDMLGEIENPHKFMNRKIIFGHRSYDLITDAMKNNKPFSVMSGFMPSGKIHLGHKMVMEEIIWHQQQGADAFVGIADRESHSVRGMSWEMCRDIGINEYIISLIALGFEPDGHIYFQSGSEQVKDLAFELASKANYSELSAIYGFTGETNVAHMLSAVTQSADILHPQLEEYGGPKPTVIPVGADQDPHIRLTRGLGHKMNMFKIEGREDKKGNKYFSVRSKGAPEEALKELSQRIPGKTKLFEGHVDVFSADNFDMLLNTVREVELEFNGYAFVPPSSTYHRFMSGLQGGKMSSSVPESYISLTEDPMGAAKKVKRAKTGGRMTLDEQKKLGGEPDKCSVYEMFLFHLVDDDEELAQIFTECREGTRMCGHCKALAAERTEKFLKEHQELREVAKDRLEEYGL